The following coding sequences are from one Oncorhynchus clarkii lewisi isolate Uvic-CL-2024 chromosome 20, UVic_Ocla_1.0, whole genome shotgun sequence window:
- the LOC139376076 gene encoding uncharacterized protein KIAA0040 homolog, whose product MKEDILDFFSDLWKVATTKHDQGIYNTVCLVVLLALPMVVLITSLVVCCHCCCCRHANCAGCCAVSPSSATAKSDKNKKSPKDEDLWISVKTGPMTPDRVALTMV is encoded by the coding sequence ATGAAGGAAGACATCTTGGATTTTTTCAGTGACTTGTGGAAGGTGGCCACCACTAAGCATGACCAGGGGATCTATAACACAGTCTGCCTGGTGGTTCTGCTAGCCCTGCCTATGGTGGTGCTCATCACTTCTCTGGTGGTGtgctgccactgctgctgctgtcgcCACGCCAACTGCGCTGGTTGCTGTGCAGTCAGCCCCAGCTCAGCCACAGCAAAATCAGACAAAAATAAGAAGAGTCCGAAAGATGAGGACTTGTGGATCTCGGTCAAAACAGGACCTATGACACCAGACAGGGTTGCCCTGACGATGGTGTAA